ccggcgtgcttatataccccctccggttacccCGTCACatactaccgttctagtaacaccaataggattggagtagtttcattcatagttcagccctgccacgcccagaggcgttcccatagtgtcgtcaccaacgcagtgtctcgttccccttctcggggaacaagggttacatacgtaacccgagacgtttctcAGAATTACAACCTCTTGATGATCAGGCTTTGAAACAGCTGAAACAAAAAATTACTGCGCACTGTTAATATGCTAATAGGCTGTTGAACACAGGAAAATGTGTATAGGCTATAAAGAACACTGAGAACAATCGGGAACTAACATCACTAAATCAAGCACCAACATACTTTAGAAAGAGACATCACCTGgattcacattacatttttgtctCATAGCTAAACTAACATCTGTTATTCAACACAATGTACAGCAACATTTTAAGAGAAATCCCAAACAGTTGTGTGGAATGTAAAAAGTAATCTAatgttatgtaaaaataaagctTTAGCTAACAGTTACTCACCACTGTCAACTGAAGGGACAAGGGTTGGTGGTGAACGGTCTGGGTATCATATGCTTTCGGTCACTACTGCACCTGTGGGTTTGGTAAATCACGGTCCACTAGTGTTCAGTAAAATTGTTGTTTAAATCCATTAACAGTAAGGAGTTCCAAATGAGAACCACAGATCCAGTCAGAGACGACGTCCTTTCGAGATGGACGAGTTGGTCTAACAGACTGCCCTGGACCAACATTAGCTGTTAGCTAACTGTTGAAGTGTATGCTTCTGTGTCACTGTGGCTGAATTTTTTCTCTTGTTACATTGTCTCAGTCTTTAATGTTTCCTTAAATGTTGTAGCTGGCCTTCTCACTACTTTTGTAAATGTTGAGTAACAAGAAATTTTAATCTTCTGGGCCCAGTTATTCAAAAGTAATCTGAATGGATTTTGGCTATCGGATTGGATCAAATcttgaaaatgtgttgttcaaaaagaaaataaggatTCTGAAATCGGATCAGATCAACAAATCCAATCCTGATTTTGATCTGGATCAAAccttcagtttgtgttgttcAAAACATTTTAGTAGGATTGGTATCCCTTTGATCCAAAAAATCTGGATTATCTTGATCCCAACAGAAAGGACGCTTCTACCTGTTGGTCTTTATATCATTAACAGCCTACTTTGTCATATGTAGTACCATTTAGAGCAGGAAATCCGGATTTGGTAATCCTGAAAAGTTTGTATGTGGATTAACGTGATCCAATCCAGTATTACTTTGAAAAaccagcacaaaaataaaatgggtTACGTAATCCTGAATAGAAAAACATGGGATTTCCAAATCCGGATCATTCTGATCCAGATTAAACTTTTTGAACATCTGGGCCCTGGTGTTAATTTATTATCCTAGTTGGATCTTAATTTTGGCGCAAGAGGCGATATCTACGATCCAGTATCTACTCCCTGTCACATTAATTAATCTACCTGAGTGGACAAAATGGCATAATGATCGTCTGCCCTGATGTTCAGACCCCGACtcattaaacaaacatgatgtttttgcattttacaaTATTATTTGATTGACCGTGTAACATGTGTCTAAAATGGAAAGTCATTAAttcaaattttaatttttttaatttaacgtCTAAATATTATATTTCGGGGTCCCAAACTCACCCTCAGCGCTCACACTGCTTGTGCACAGTACTGTCAACAAGACGATTTGTAGAGAGGCAAATGACTATTTCTGCTAATGGACAGAATGTGGGAAAGCTCTTGAGAGCAGAGTTTAGTGTGAATGACATCCATCCCACCAGCAGCCAGCAAGTAATTCTCCAAAGGGATTTGGCACACTTCAGAAAACATCTGCCCCCCACCAGGAAACCTCCAAGACTCATGCTGAAATTTAGGTCCAGTTGATGGTAAGTAATGAGGCGGGATTATGACTGGAGAGGCACAATGTATGACTGattggaaacagaaaaatataaaacgaCAAATCATTTTGGTGATAACTGATGATAAACTGTTTACCTACATTTCAGATGTAACAAAGTGAGACATCCAATGGCGTCCTTTCCCTCCAGATGGCTGGTGATGTCAGGCTCTGATTCGATTACAACACACAGCCAGCATCTGTCACAGAAGTGGTTCATTGACCAGACCATTCAGGGAGTCAGTGTGGGAAACTGAGCTCAACTTGTTACTCACACTAACTACAAGGCACATGTCAAATTACTATGCTACATCTGGAAAGCAGCATGATTATTATGTTGAGTTTATTAAGTGCCTGAATCACACTACTGTTTTGCAAAAGCTTAATTTTGGAATAAGCAAAACTAAACAATGTATCTAGTCAAAGTATTTTAGCTGCTACACATTGGATTTTGGCTCAATAATTGGCAAATGAAAAGCTACTTAAATTTAGGATTTATTTCTATCCTTTTACATTACACCAAAAATGTTTGTCTCCCACATGTGTGATGGGATGATCAGGATCTGCAGCTGAATCAGGCAGCAGATCTGCTCTTGCTACAGGGTCACCGCGTTCCCAGATTCACACAGAGCTCTTTGAGTCTCTCTCCATCACCCCCACTGCACCACCTGTTCCACTAAGACCATTGTCCCCCAGGCAATAACAGAATTCAGCGTGCTGCTGCTCCACTTGCCTGATTATCTCACcaagctctctgattggctgagactGTGAGAAACTTCAACCAGACCCAAACCCACACATTGATATGCAGATGTGGGACTTTAAATAGGAGGGATGAAGCCAGCAGAGATCAGATTCTCTCAACAGAGACCTCTACAGCACAGAGATCCAGCCATGGCACCTACAATCACTGCAGCACTGATCGATTCTCAGGAGCATCTGACTCTGACCCACAAGGTAAACTGAAGATTCAAGAAAACtcaatattttatgaaatgttgtctttttataCTAACACTACACCTTGAATGAATTTATCAATGACTTTGCTCTTCTTTCTGCAGCTCAGAAAGCCTCTGGTGGAGAAGTTACGCAGAGAGCGAATCAACAGCAGCATTGAGCAGCTCAAGTCTCTCCTGGGTCCAGAGTTCCTCAAACAGCAGCCAGACTCCAAGTTGGAGAAAGCAGACATCCTGGAGATGACAGTTTGTGTCCTGAGACGACTGCAGCAGCAGAATCATGCAGTGGACTCAGCAGCTGTCGATCAGGGCTACTCCAGGTGTGTCCAAGAGGTGGACCACTTCCTGTCTAACGAGGAGGTGGAGACACAGTCCCAGAGAAGACTTGTGAACCACTTCAACAAGCTGCAGTCTTCCTCTGATAAGAAGCAGAGAGAGGCTGACTTCTCTCTTCTGAGCTCCACAATCCAGACCAGCATTATCAAAGAGAAGAGTCTGGCCAGGAGCGCCCCCTGGAGGCCGTGGTAGACACCTACAGACTGGAGTTACCACCAGACAAACTGAGATGACCACATTGGTCAAAGATTTCTGAACTGAATTCTTTGAAATGTTATGGACTTGTTCGTCTGTATGTACAGgagctgcattttgtgtttttttttgtgccagATGACATTTCCTAAATGTCAGCAACATTATCTTTCAAGGTTAGAAAGAGAACATCTTGTCATGCATGTTGCATGAACCAAATCTGATTGCATCAGCAATTATTTTTATACTTCACTGTACTTCATGTATTGGTATTATATAATGATATGGAACCATATGTTATccttttattgatattgatcaaaacatgttaacatgccATTTATATGGACATATTGTCATAATGGACTATATTCTTTCATATTACTCAAAACTGATCAGTTTTAAGATCTAAATGTTTATCCTTTTTTCTAAAAGGTTTGCTTAATGTCACACTGTCACCTTTTTCCAGTGACTGTTATGTTGTCTTTAATGAACATTCATGTATTCAGTGGTTATTAACCTGCTGTAATCACTCTGTGATAAGAACATTTTGATCTGTTTAAGGTCAGTTTTTACTGCTTTGATTGTGTTTATTAAGAGCAAATTATCATTCTTgtttgaaaatattaatttgaatCGTTTGTaagattgttttgtcttttataaaGATAACTGTTGCTTTACTGACTACACTGTGTCTTGGAGAAAGCTTCAAGTTGTTGTTGTGATATAAGATCATGTATAGCCAGAGCTTTTCATACTTGAAGTGGCTCAATgtgcctttttttaaaataaacaaacaatgctATTTGTAAATTTTGTGTTCTAATATTATTTTGTCTCCCagctttttaataataatttttgaaTTTACATTGCATGTTTCACTCTACACTCTCCATCTCACTGTGGCTACAATCATTTATTGGCCCCATTACAATAAATTCCTTATTGGAATATTTAAATAAGATGCAATTAACCACCATCAACATAAAGCTAATGGAGTTTCATCcatgtatgttgttttttttttacgttttacggttatgtatgtaacccttgttttACCCTTGTTGCTTTCTAtaaagcaaggcactccaggtggggtgacgcagtgtctcgttccccttctcggggaacaagggttacatacataaccGTAAAACGTaaaaagagagagcaagaggtCAATAAAAGAGTCAACGACAAAGAAAATGTTGACTGTAACTGATGACATTTATGCTTACATGACTTTCTCACTGGAACTTCAAGAAAACTTAACAGCCATTATGCAGATATATACAGATTTTATTCTCaaggcaaaaacataaatgaaagaggcagtaatgtaatgtaaacaatAACCATTTCTGTTGGCTCTCTGCTTTAATCATGGGATGTGTTGGGAGACGGGACAgaaaggacccaaacgcaacgctcagagggaaggaggttttattgagggttcacggagggggctagggaagaggtgagggaggagaggtggacgccGGGGGACGCGGgcacggaggaccgaggagcaggcgaggcacaggtggtgaggcgaggaggagccgggagggcgccgtggaggaagcccgagaggagaggaccgaaggatgagcccagccgactgaacggatgacgagggtgagtgaaccgggtatggagcaacgacgatcaagcgaggattgtgtggagaaccggggttaaaatacaggcagggatgaggttgattactggcaggtgtagCAGGCTGACAAGgcggctgatgaggtgcaggtgcaggtagttggctgggctcaggagccgagggagagaggaggagaacacagggaggcaggcagagcaaaacaatgggtgaaataaagtgagaaaaaaaagggaaaccaggacactcaccgtcagctgggctgtccccacaacagGATGGGTGTTGGTTGACTCATACATTTATTTGCAGTTTACAGACTTCCTACACAATACATAAATTAaggatgtgttttttgttggttaTGCTCAAAGTTGACAGTGAGTTTAGGTGTAGTCAGAGATTACTATCAGAAAAATGCATTTGATTGACTAATAGAACCAAAAATATGACATAAAATCTCAAGCAAATTCCATAATAATGTAGTCTATGAGTTCTGATGTCTTTGCAATGCCTGCCAGACACTTATGGAGGACAGATTATGAATAATCCTTTAAAGTTGTTATTTGTAAGCTTTTCTAAGTAGAGTCATTAGTTTGTATGACATATGATCATTGACATGACTTGTTTCTTTTACCTGTACTTAATCCTTTTGATGCACTTTGAGAAAGGAgtatacattttgttttcttgtctggGAGAAatgtgctgctgttttctgttcatTATCCTCTGTGAACACACTAAGACAACCGCAAGCTATATAATCAGGTTCAGGTTGGTTTACCTTCCTGCTTAtctcctctccatctgtctgcATGTCTATCGGCTGTCTGTGTAGGGGCTCAGGTTTCCTAGTTCCCCTCCTCTGAGCTCCCACAGCTCCCTGCACAAGGCTGAACGTGCCCCGGTCACAcgccctcctctctctctggtgCTGGGAGCCACATCGACACACGGCTTCCCACACTTCTGTATGCAGCCTGCTCAGCTGCCCACACAATAGAAGTGTGTCTACTCTCACAAAGCCTCAGGACGGTTCTCAGGACGAAAGTCATTTCACAGACAAGCCATCTGGTTGAGCTGTAGCTCACCGCTGAGACACACAGAGTCAGAAAATATAACTTTAAAGCATTATTACAGCTTTTggggaatttaaaaaaaaagattttctttgCTATTTTGGTATCTATTAGTTTTCAACAGTGATGAAGAGAGTGTACTGAACATTAATCTCATTAAAGAAAGAACAGAAATTTGTCCTTAAAGTGTAACTGACTTCCCTTTCCTGTCAGGATTTTATGATGCCATTAAAACATTACAATGATTTTTAGTTTAActggaaaaatgtaatgtaatatttagttttattttattttcacattccTAGTTTAGCATCATTAAAGGGTCTTTGCCTGGATTCTTTGTCTTATGTCAAATTCTAATCAGTGTTCAGGTCTAAGCAGTGAGAAACAAAATTTTCCCATGTCCACTTCAGGAAAAATATTTTCCCAGTGACCTTGCTGATCTGTGGCATGCAGATAAAGCATCCCACCTGTTCTGTGTGACAGGCATTAAATTCACTCTATTGTTCTGAGCTGTGAGCCTCCTGATTGGCTGAAAAGCAGAGAGAATGCAAGATTAGCAGCATAAATGCACAGCCGAGACGCAGATGTCAACAAAGACGTCCTCTGAACCTTCGCAGGCAACAGCAGAACTTACCACCACACGAAGCAAACCTTGAAATGGCTCTTTATGCAGACCTCGCTCTTCAAGACAGCGTGAAGGAGCAGCTCTTTAGGTAAGCCAAAGccacatttcttcttttttttaattgttgtattttgtaacatttttattgtataaaGTTCTTTTTACTAAACCAGTGAACATAATAATCAAACTCACGACTCTGTTTCTCTCAGGTGTAAACTCCACATGTTGGAGAGGAAATGCTGCACTGGAGTGGAGAAGCTGAAGGCTCTGATTGGAGAACACCTGCAGAATGGGATCCATGTTTCAGACATCCTGGAAAAAACAAAGTGCTTCCTCACCTTAAGAAAAGCCTTGCTGTCACACAACGGCTTCTCCAAATATTCAAGGGACATTTTACGGCTGTTTCCCGATGCAGAGGAAGACTTGGCTCCACTGTGCTTTTGATGACAATGAGGAATGGACAATAAGAAATCACTGACAGTGCATTAAAACAACTGCAGTTTATTGATTTGTGAACTACAGATTTAACAATGCCAGCTACATCTCTGTTCTAGAGAAATGCATTTTTTGCACTATCACAAGCAGATCTGCAGAATCCTCAAATGATACGGTTTCATTTTGGCAACAACAGTAGCCAGAGGAAGAAAATGATTCCGAGGAAAATGTGAAGAGGTCACTGACTGGGAAGAAGAGTCAGTGGCTACGTCGTTACAACATGTGCTGCTATTTGTGGGATTTACGATTCTCAGGGTTGTAGATCACAGAAGATAAATCTGGTCTCTTAACTATGCTGATGTTTAAATATTAAGgaccatattttttttaaatgtattgattaaCTGCAGTAAAATCTGCTTAAATTTTTAAGCCAGAGCAATATTAACCTATTCTTCCTGTGAAAATACTGTATAGGCAAATATTGTGTGATTACAGTTTGCATACAGTATCTTACTGCCTTGTTTCAAGGTATAAAGTATCACATTCTTAAACACCAACCTTTCTTCTGAAAAGggatttgttattgttttgtgtaTGCCATGTATGCATATTTCAGtttattcactgtttttttaatttatccaAAGTGGattgaaatttgtttttgtgtttttttttcacatttcaagaaaataaacatgcaaAGGATGCAAGTCTTTGTCATGTCAccttaattaaataaatttggggAAATACATTATTCAAACTCCTCTTGTTGTACCAAAGCCACCTTAGCCATTAGTCATATTCTTTATAGATAATTGCATTACATCATAGTTCAAGTTGTTAAGTGgaacaaatgttttgtaaaCACCAGGAGCATCAGCACTGTCTGCTCCATGACAGACCCTCTGTTAACTGCCACCACAGCACATGTACAGCCAGGTGACAAAAAacgaaaaacaaaaaccaaacataAAACGAGCAGAAACATAACAAATTCATATGTGTGCACCAAGGGCATTTATGGTTCACTGAATTGTATGATGAGCATGAAAAGAATGTGAATATATGACCTTTTCATTCACCAGATCTCAGCCCAGTTTAACGCATATGGGAGATAAATATGTTGCACAGCTTTCcaataatatataaaacacaaaatgaggtGGTAGCTTTAAGGAGAAGGGTGTTCACCCCAGGTTGCAGACTAGAGACATGGTGAATCTACGCTGAAGCTGTTCTGGTGACTTGTGAAGGCCCAACATCTTCCTGAGagacattatgttgtttttttccagttgTATAACACCATATTTTGCATTGATTACAGACATCGTAGATGTGATGTGAACCATAAGCTCACAGCTGAAGGGTTGAATCAGCTGCTGTCTGATTGTCTACCTTATCTAGCTTTTTGTCCATCATACTATATGTTTGTGGCATCTTTTCAAGATGCGGAATCACTGTGTAGCTAATACCAAAACCCCTCTAATCACTCTAATCAACTCACTAATCACTAGTCAGTTGTTGCTGAGTGTTACTGAAGCATTTGGCTCAGTATTCTGCACATGTTGTAATGTCCTGCTTTAACATTTGAATATGCAGGTTTTGATCTGGTGCTTTAATATCCTGTGATTTACACAAGTTGATAAAAATGACACATCCaaactttttttcctgtttttttctgtgattgTTTTAATGCGCATCACTTGGCTTGAAGAGATACATTCACATTGagacattttacaaacaagTCCTTCATTGAAGGTATGAGTGCTGTCACTCACAGAGTTATAAAGCAGCACGTTTGTCTTGATGAAAATTTTCATACACAGTATGAATCTGCTAAAAATGCAGACAATTAAGACATTTCAATCAACAGATTATGTGGATATCACATATAAATCTGACACATGTTCAACATGATTAACTGTCTCTCCTAAATGGAGGAAAAGTACATACATCATTGTCAGTGTTACTGACAATATATAGGCATTCCCATTGGGAACAATAATGTTTACTTCAGTACCTGAATCAGAAATAAATGACTACCTTTGAAATAGAAAACGGTAGCCAACCTGCTGTCTGCAAATATTACAGAATCTGACCTTTACAAAAGGTAATACAAGTGACAAATTGCAGTAACATACGCAATAACTCTTCAACATAAGACTACTACAGGAATGAGGACAAGAGTACAAGTACAATTGCTCAATCAACGTTGACGTTTCACTTTGAGCTTCACTTTTGTACAAGTCTGTAGGTGTCTACCACGGCCTCCAGGGGGCGCTCCTGGCCAGACTCTTCTCTTTGATAATGCTGGTCTGGATTGTGGAGCTCAGAAGAGAGAagtctgcctctctctgcttcttATCAGAGGAAGACTGCAGCTTGTTGAAGTGGTTCACAAGTCTTCTCTGGGACTGTGTCTTCACCTGTTCCCTGGACAGGAAGTGGTCCACCTCTCGGACACACCTGGAGTAGCCCTGATCGACAGCTGCTGAGTCCACAGcttgatgctgctgctgcagtcgtCTCAGGACACAAACTGTCATCTCCAGGATGTCTGCTTTCTCCAGCTTGGAGTCTGGCTGCTGTTTGAGGAACTCTGGACCCAGGAGAGACTTGAGCTGCTCAATGCTGCTGTTGATTCGCTCTCTGCGTAACTTCTCCACCAGAGGCTTTCTGAGCTGCAGAAAGAAGAGCAAAGTCATTAATACACTTGTTCTGCAGTATAATGTTAGcatgaacaaaaacagtctCTCATGAATTACATTTAGTTTCCTTGAATCTTCAGTTTACCTTGTGGGTCAGAGTCAGATGCTCCTGAGAATCGGTCATTGCTGCAGTGATTGTAGGTGCCATGGCTGGATCTCTGTGCTGTAGAGGTCTCTGTTGAGAGAATCTGATCTCTGCTGACTTCATCCCTCCTTTTTATAGTCCCACATCTCCATATGAATGTGTGGGTCTTGGTCTGGCTGGAGTTTCTCACagtctcagccaatcagagagcttgGTGAGACAATGAGGGATGCCACACGTTGAATGCTGTTATTGCCTGGGGGACAATGGTTCGATCTCAGGGGAACAGGTGGAAGACTGGAGGGGGGGGTGATGGAGAGCGACTCAGAGAGCTCTGTGTGATTCTGGGAAAGTGGTGACCCTGTAGAGAGAACAGATCTGCTGCCTGATGCTGGGATCAATGACTTTGACTGAGCACACGCTGATCATCTCATCACACACAGTGGAGACTGTTAATGAAAGCGTGTTTTCTAAAACGGCACATGGATCAGTTATGTCCGATAACAGACATAACTATTATTGGTTTCTTTTTAGGTGGTCTGGTAATGTTGCTGAATCTGCAGTTCAGGTAGTAGACTTGCCAACTTTAAGgggttaaagaaaataatactaGCTTAGATGCAATGGCACCTTTTTTAAGAAGTTTTCAAACACAAATCTTCTTATCAACAGCTGCATGAAGATGATTTgctaatgttttaaataaagttttcttgCAGCTATTACAGCTTTAACTTCAAATTCATCATCTTATTGCACCAGAACCAGTACCTGATAAATTAAGGAATAGACTCCCTTTTATCCTTCCcatcacaataaacagtctggaATGCAGACGAGCAATTTGAATCTAAAGGATGGGGAAAttaatgtttttgaatgttCATTAATCCTTAGCATGTCTGCATTCCTTAAAGAGATTTTACAAAAGCCTGGTAATGACGAGTCTTGATGACAGGAATTTCCATTCAGAGGCAGTGAGATAAAACTCGTAAACTGACTCCATAATTAATGTGATGTGCAACCAGACACActtcttttgttctttaaagCAGTGAATGGACAGAGTGTGGGAAAGCAGTGAAAACCCACTCACAGAGCCCCAGTGGCACAATAGAGGCAGACAAAGACGTCTGTGGGGGGGTGGCGGGGATTCTTTACTACTGAATTTTAAATGCTTACATTTTCTACTCACTAAACCTGATCATTTGAATAtttagattatatatatatttttttatgtttttgtatttttatatatagaaTTTTGAAAATCCAGCtctgtgaaaatgtgatttttttgcaGTTTGTAGAAAGAAATTCacttaaattttaattaaattacaattGTGCTGAGTTATCAAATctgatttttatattaaatttataGCCTATTATGGTTagctatttttatatttttcaacattttctacGTTTTCAACCAAAGGACAGTTTACTTTTACACTTTTACCCCCCTATTCAGAAGTAATAAGCAGTATAAAGATTTGATAAATGTCAGATATAGTAAATAtaagtgtgtatttatgtatttgtcaGCAACTATAACTTATACTGTGGGCACTGAAAAGTTGAGGCTGGTGCATAGACAGATAATGGATGATAATAGAGTAAACCATTGCTGTGATAATATAAAAGATATCCTCATAGTAGAGTGTTGACAAATAttgtacattaataaacacttcaaAATGTACTCATGTCTGCTTACAAGTACTTTATAGTGTGTTATGACCCATTTGTTAAATGGTAATATACTCCTTATAGTAAAGTAGTTTAAAGCTCTATGTAATTATAAAATCTGCACACAACACATATAGTTGACTGGTTACACCCCCAGTCcaaatatttctgtttatttctctttgtctcttctcGTAATTCAAGAGAGTTTCTTACCAACAAACTTTACCCTCAGGGGAGAGCTGGGAGCTCCTTGTGTGGGGATGAATTAGCATTTAACAAGGCACATGTCTATTGTTAAGTGGGAGCTCTGTCAATGGACAGAGTGTGGGAAAGCTGTGAGAGGCAGAGTCACAGTTCAGCATGATTAGCATCCTCAACCCCACCAGCACCTGACTATTCTCCAGGGGGAGTTGGCACACTTCAGAcgaagattttttttctccttatactgttttttctgtatttctttcaaCTAACTAACTTCTGCCAACTTAATTTCCCCTCTGTTCACCAGGGCATCATTTCAATGtaagccttttttattttattctattgaTGGGTGCCAAACTGCCAGGGCAATGCAGCCCTTACAGCAAGGGTCATACAGACTTTTGTTTTGCTTCGTGTTTTGACATACATATACCTTTGTCTCAACTCTATGTGTTTTAAGAACCCTAACGTTAATTAACGGACAAAAGAGAGCAAAGACATTTTTACTGGATTAAAAAGGGAAATTATTAAAGGGAAAGTATTAATCAATTACCTGTAACCAACTTTCCATTCAAATCCTCCTTCACTTTTGGATGTTTTAGAATAAATGTTACATTAGTTATGAGAGTCATCACAGAAAACAATAGTCTAAAAATTGTGGTAAATAATATGAGGTAGTTTTAGTGTTAGCCAAAGTTCTGAAAAACTGAAAAGCCACTGTCGTTGTTTTCCTCCAGATGGTTAGTGCTGTCACGCTCTGCCCTTTGCGAAACTAGGGTCAATAGTCACCAAAAAAGCATTCAAACTCCTTTTGTGGTGCACAGCTCCAAGGATTCAGTGTGGGAAACCTCTTTAGTAACTGGAACAACTTGTCACAAGACGGAATGCACATCTGTTTCATCTGAACAACTTTCAGCTGAATGAGTTtgactttactgttttacttaGTGATCATCTCATCACCATATACAAACTAACTTGTATGAACCCATAACAGTTGTGATTACTTGCAAGATTGTGTTAACTTGTGTTTTCTCAAAAATG
Above is a genomic segment from Micropterus dolomieu isolate WLL.071019.BEF.003 ecotype Adirondacks linkage group LG18, ASM2129224v1, whole genome shotgun sequence containing:
- the LOC123956555 gene encoding transcription factor HES-5-like, with protein sequence MKSAEIRFSQQRPLQHRDPAMAPTITAAMTDSQEHLTLTHKLRKPLVEKLRRERINSSIEQLKSLLGPEFLKQQPDSKLEKADILEMTVCVLRRLQQQHQAVDSAAVDQGYSRCVREVDHFLSREQVKTQSQRRLVNHFNKLQSSSDKKQREADFSLLSSTIQTSIIKEKSLARSAPWRPW
- the LOC123956580 gene encoding transcription factor HES-5-like, whose translation is MKPAEIRFSQQRPLQHRDPAMAPTITAALIDSQEHLTLTHKLRKPLVEKLRRERINSSIEQLKSLLGPEFLKQQPDSKLEKADILEMTVCVLRRLQQQNHAVDSAAVDQGYSRCVQEVDHFLSNEEVETQSQRRLVNHFNKLQSSSDKKQREADFSLLSSTIQTSIIKEKSLARSAPWRPW